CTCAGTCGCTATCATCCGGCATCCGTCCAGACGATCCGAATGACTCTCCTTCGATCTGTCGCAGACGATTACTCTTCGATATCCGAAACCGCGACATCGATTCCGTCGGCGTCGATTTGGATGCGGAGGACATCGACGGTCGCCTCGTAGGCGGTCGTATGTGAGCCGTCGTCGTCGAACCGCACGCACTCCGCGACGAGATCGCTCTCGAGGAGGTTGTTGATTCGTCGGTAGACGGTCGCCGACGAGCTATCCGTTCGTTTAGTCAATTCCTTTGCCGTCTTCGGGCCCTCGCTCGTCGCGATGAGGATCGTCCGGGCACAGTCGTCCCCGAGGACGTCGAGCTGGGCCGTCTGGTCGGCAGTCGACTCCGATCGCGTGTTACTCGCTTGCGTTGACATAGTCGTGGTCACCCGTCCAGGACGGGCAGGATCCATTCGCTCTTCGTGAGAGGTGACGATACGAGACGGGCGGCAGTCGGGCCACCACTGTCGGGCGAACCACCATTACATTCCGA
This genomic stretch from Natrinema sp. SYSU A 869 harbors:
- a CDS encoding winged helix-turn-helix domain-containing protein, with translation MSTQASNTRSESTADQTAQLDVLGDDCARTILIATSEGPKTAKELTKRTDSSSATVYRRINNLLESDLVAECVRFDDDGSHTTAYEATVDVLRIQIDADGIDVAVSDIEE